A stretch of Pseudomonadota bacterium DNA encodes these proteins:
- a CDS encoding NAD(P)-dependent oxidoreductase produces the protein MIDPASDRVLITGAAGAIGTTLRRGFRERYKHLRLMDIRLIPDLADNEAWIQADVADAASLERALEGVAGLVHLAGSGQPENLDSLVHVNLIGLVRIFDAARAAGVRRIVFASSNHAFGMYPITERVTPAHPPRPDSLYGAFKLLGETLLRYYYDKHRISSVSLRIGTFRPEPIDQRSLATWLSPADMVQLADKSLIHPNPGCLVINGYSANTRIKTYDPNWDTLGYRPLDDAERHRDALKAKGIDIDGPWEWPEHGGTYPSEPW, from the coding sequence ATGATCGACCCAGCCAGCGACCGCGTGCTCATCACCGGTGCTGCCGGCGCGATCGGCACCACGCTCCGCCGGGGCTTTCGCGAGCGCTACAAGCACCTCCGGCTGATGGACATCCGCCTCATTCCCGACCTCGCCGACAACGAGGCGTGGATCCAAGCCGACGTCGCCGATGCCGCCAGCCTCGAGCGGGCGCTGGAGGGGGTAGCCGGTCTCGTGCATCTCGCCGGCTCGGGCCAGCCGGAGAACTTGGATTCGCTGGTGCATGTGAACCTCATCGGACTCGTCCGCATCTTTGATGCGGCGCGTGCGGCAGGTGTCAGGCGGATCGTGTTCGCCAGCAGCAATCACGCCTTCGGCATGTATCCGATCACCGAGCGGGTGACGCCGGCGCATCCGCCGAGGCCCGACAGCCTCTACGGCGCCTTCAAGTTGCTGGGCGAGACCTTGCTGCGCTACTACTACGACAAGCACCGCATCTCCTCGGTGTCCTTGCGCATCGGCACCTTCCGGCCGGAGCCGATCGATCAGCGCTCGCTGGCAACCTGGCTCAGCCCCGCCGACATGGTGCAGCTCGCCGACAAGTCGCTGATCCATCCCAATCCCGGCTGCCTGGTGATCAACGGCTATTCCGCCAATACCCGGATCAAGACCTACGATCCGAATTGGGACACCTTGGGCTACCGTCCGCTCGACGATGCCGAACGCCATCGCGACGCGCTGAAGGCGAAGGGCATCGATATCGACGGCCCGTGGGAGTGGCCCGAGCATGGCGGCACCTATCCGAGCGAGCCTTGGTGA
- a CDS encoding protein-L-isoaspartate(D-aspartate) O-methyltransferase, which yields MEEIDAEMAWTAETTGRARLSERVRNVIAKVPRQAFVPEGAAEFAWLNHPLPIGHGQTISQPFIVALMTDLLDLAPEDVVLEAGTGSGYQAAVLSELARFVYSVELVPDLAAAAAERLKRLGHGNVEVKAGDAWQGWPERAPFDAIIVTAAAARLPETLVDQLKPRGRLVVPIGPRRGPQMLTRLVKEATGKHRMEDVLPVAFVPFVSASA from the coding sequence ATGGAGGAGATCGATGCCGAGATGGCGTGGACGGCCGAGACGACCGGTCGTGCCCGCCTGTCCGAACGGGTGCGGAACGTGATCGCCAAGGTGCCGCGCCAGGCCTTCGTGCCCGAGGGGGCGGCGGAGTTCGCTTGGCTCAATCACCCCTTGCCGATCGGCCATGGTCAAACCATCTCCCAGCCCTTCATCGTCGCCTTGATGACCGATCTCCTCGACCTCGCGCCGGAGGACGTGGTGTTGGAAGCGGGCACCGGCTCCGGCTATCAAGCAGCAGTGCTCTCCGAGCTGGCGCGCTTCGTCTATTCGGTGGAACTGGTGCCGGATTTGGCGGCAGCGGCGGCGGAGCGCCTGAAGCGTCTCGGCCACGGCAATGTCGAGGTCAAGGCCGGCGACGCCTGGCAGGGCTGGCCGGAACGCGCACCCTTCGATGCGATCATCGTCACCGCGGCGGCAGCCAGGCTGCCGGAGACATTGGTCGACCAGCTCAAACCCCGCGGGCGCCTGGTCGTTCCGATCGGACCCAGGCGCGGGCCGCAAATGCTGACCCGCCTCGTCAAGGAGGCGACCGGCAAGCACCGAATGGAAGACGTGCTACCGGTCGCCTTCGTGCCTTTCGTCAGCGCGTCCGCTTAA
- a CDS encoding ATP-dependent Clp protease proteolytic subunit — MDIGNLFWLFFIVTALQPMIRQRMLVYMRRRAIARLQERRGSRVIALVHRQETMRLLGFPVMRYIDIDDSEAIIRAVRSTDRGTPLDLIMHTPGGLVLASLQIARALREHPSKVTVFVPHMAMSGGTLIALAADEIVMASHAMLGPIDPQIGEYPAASLAKVLRDKPIAEIDDRTVILADVARKATDQVCTAAADLLSKHMTPDQAKSLAERLSSGIWTHDYPITAVEAQGLGLKISIDMPQEVLDMMALYPQPVRAVPSVEYLPTPPPAPYRQGR; from the coding sequence ATGGATATCGGCAACCTGTTTTGGCTGTTCTTCATCGTCACCGCGCTGCAGCCGATGATCCGTCAGCGCATGCTCGTCTATATGCGCCGGCGCGCCATCGCCCGGCTGCAGGAGCGCCGGGGCAGCCGGGTGATCGCGCTCGTCCATCGCCAGGAGACCATGCGCCTCCTCGGCTTCCCGGTGATGCGCTACATCGACATCGACGATTCCGAGGCGATCATCCGGGCCGTACGCTCGACCGATCGCGGCACGCCCTTGGATCTGATCATGCATACGCCGGGCGGCTTGGTGCTGGCCTCGCTCCAGATCGCCCGCGCGCTCCGCGAGCATCCCTCCAAGGTGACGGTCTTCGTGCCGCATATGGCGATGTCCGGCGGCACCTTGATCGCGCTCGCGGCCGACGAGATCGTCATGGCCTCCCACGCCATGCTGGGTCCGATCGATCCGCAGATCGGCGAGTACCCCGCCGCCTCGCTGGCGAAGGTCTTGCGCGACAAGCCGATCGCCGAGATCGACGACCGCACCGTCATCCTGGCCGACGTCGCCCGCAAGGCGACCGACCAGGTTTGCACCGCCGCCGCCGACCTGTTGAGCAAGCACATGACCCCCGACCAGGCGAAAAGCCTGGCCGAGCGCCTGTCGAGCGGGATCTGGACCCACGACTACCCGATCACCGCAGTCGAGGCGCAGGGCCTCGGGCTCAAGATCTCCATCGACATGCCCCAGGAGGTCCTGGACATGATGGCGCTCTATCCCCAGCCGGTCCGGGCGGTGCCGTCGGTGGAGTACTTGCCGACGCCGCCGCCGGCCCCGTACCGGCAAGGGCGGTGA
- a CDS encoding BrnT family toxin, whose product MIFEWDAAKSRVNAKARGLPFEIAVAMFDAPTLEVPDRRQQYGELRVKATGIVRGIVLAAIYTDRPGARRIISLRVANRKERHAYRAAYPS is encoded by the coding sequence ATGATCTTCGAGTGGGATGCGGCGAAGAGTCGTGTGAATGCCAAGGCGCGCGGCCTGCCATTCGAGATCGCGGTGGCGATGTTCGATGCGCCGACCTTGGAGGTTCCAGACAGGCGGCAGCAATATGGGGAGCTCAGAGTAAAGGCGACCGGGATCGTGAGAGGGATCGTGTTGGCGGCAATTTATACGGATCGGCCCGGCGCGCGGCGGATCATCAGCCTGCGCGTCGCCAACAGAAAGGAGCGTCATGCCTACCGTGCGGCGTACCCGAGCTGA
- a CDS encoding helix-turn-helix domain-containing protein, producing MPTVRRTRADVDLSKVDWARLEATTDAEIDAQIAADPDTAPIFTERELARARRIVPSVDADDVRGIRRRLGLSQAAFAARFGFTVQTVRNYEQGHRRPAGPARVLLRVVASEPDAVTRALGRGSGARRAPGRHPRQPR from the coding sequence ATGCCTACCGTGCGGCGTACCCGAGCTGATGTGGATCTCTCGAAGGTCGATTGGGCACGTCTCGAGGCGACGACTGATGCCGAGATTGATGCCCAGATTGCCGCCGATCCAGACACGGCGCCGATCTTCACCGAGCGAGAGCTGGCACGAGCACGTCGGATCGTGCCGTCCGTTGACGCCGACGACGTGCGGGGTATCCGCCGGCGTCTTGGCCTGAGCCAGGCGGCGTTTGCGGCGCGGTTCGGGTTTACGGTCCAGACCGTGCGCAACTACGAGCAAGGTCATCGCCGGCCGGCGGGGCCGGCGCGCGTGCTGCTGCGGGTTGTGGCCAGTGAACCGGATGCGGTCACCCGTGCTCTTGGTCGCGGATCTGGAGCGAGGCGCGCGCCCGGCCGCCACCCCCGCCAACCCCGTTGA
- the rpmJ gene encoding 50S ribosomal protein L36 → MKVVNSLKSMKARHKDCRVVRRKGRVYVINKTNPRFKARQG, encoded by the coding sequence ATGAAGGTCGTCAACTCGCTGAAGTCGATGAAGGCGCGGCACAAGGATTGCCGCGTGGTCAGGCGCAAGGGCCGGGTCTACGTCATCAACAAGACGAACCCGCGCTTCAAGGCCCGCCAGGGCTGA